DNA from Roseomonas gilardii subsp. gilardii:
GACATGGGCGCTTAATCCGGCTTGCCACCGGGAGTTGCGGGGGCGGCCGCGGAGGGCGGCGATTGTGGCGCCGGGGCCGTGCCGGATGTGGCGGGGGCCGGATCGGCCCCGGGTTTGGCGGTGCCGTCCTGGCCGGCATCACCCTGGGGGCTGCCGCTGCCTGCACTATGGCCCTTCGCATCGCTGTCCGGGGCGGCACCTTGCGGGGCGCCGCTTCCTGGAGAGGTGCTGACCGGAGGGGTGTCACCCTGGGGGGCGCCGGTTCCGGGGGCATTGCCCTGGGCAGGGCTGGATGACGGAGGAGCGGGCGCCTGGGCAGACTGGGGGGAAGCAGCCTGGGGCGGGGTGGCCTGGGTTGGGCTAGGCTGGGCCGGGGCAGGCTGGGCCGGGGCGAGTTGAGCGGGGGCGGGTGCCGCCTCGGCCGCGGGGTGGGGTGTGGGTTCCGGGACGGGCTCGGCGGGGGCGGGGGCCCCTTCCGCTGGCGGGGCGGCGGCGAGGATCGGCTTGCCTTCCACGAAGTCCGGGAAGCCCTTCAACTGGTCGCGGGTCAGCAGGAAGGTGATGCCGTCCGGCGTGAAGGACAGGGTTTCCCAGGTCACGGCGATGCGGCGGCGGCCGACGCCGAGGAAACCGCCATAGTCGAGGATCGCGGCCTTGGGCTCCCCGGCCTCGTTGACCAGGACGTTGACGATCTGCGCGACCACGGTGCCCGAGGCGCTCTTCACGTCGCGGCCGAAGACGCGGAGCGTGTCGGTGGCGGGCAGCATCTGCTGGGTGGCGAGCGGCGGCGGCGGGTCCGCGGCCAGGACCGGGGTGGCGGCGAGGATCAGGACGAGGGCCGCCGGAAGGCGGCTCGGGGTGGTCATGCGGCTGTGGCTCCGGCTGTCCTGAAGACGGGTCCGGGGGCGTCGGGTTTCAGCCGGCAAATCCGCCTCCGTCGAGATAGGCCCGCTCCTCCGGCGTGGTGACGCGGCCGAAGGCCAGGTTGCGATGGGGGAAGCGGCCGAAGCGCCGGATCAGTTCCTCGTGCAGGAGGGCGTAGCGGAGGGATTCCTCGTCGCCGGTCTCGTCGCGGTGGCGGGTGAAGAGATGGACCGCGCGGGCCTGGTCGCGCGGATCCTCGGAATGCTCGAAGGGCAGGTAGAAGAAGGGGCGGAGCGTGGGTTCGGTCGCGCGGTCATGGCCCAGGGCCAGGGCCTCCGCCGCGACGGCGCGGGCCAGGGGATCGGTGGCGAAGGCATGGGCCGAGCCACGGTAGAGGTTGCGCGGGAACTGGTCGGTGAGGAGGAGGAGGGCCAGGGCGCCCTCGGCCTCGTCCAGCCAGGAGGACAGGGCGCCGCGCGCGGCCTCGTGGTGCAGGGGCTCGAAGCCTTCGCGGATGGCGGCGTCGAAGGCCGCGTCCTTGGCGAACCAGCGGGCGGGACCGGCCTCCCGCCAGAAATGGGTGATCGCCCGGATCTGCGTCATGTTCATGGTGGCGGCCCTCCCGGATGACGCGGCGCATGTGGGGCGCCGGATACCGTCCGGCCAGGGTGCGCCCCGGGATGGGCCGGGCGGCGTCCGCGATGGAACGCCCTCCCCCGCCGCCCCCGGGATGGGGATGTCCGCCGCCGGGCTCAGTGGCGGAAGTG
Protein-coding regions in this window:
- a CDS encoding PRC-barrel domain-containing protein, translating into MTTPSRLPAALVLILAATPVLAADPPPPLATQQMLPATDTLRVFGRDVKSASGTVVAQIVNVLVNEAGEPKAAILDYGGFLGVGRRRIAVTWETLSFTPDGITFLLTRDQLKGFPDFVEGKPILAAAPPAEGAPAPAEPVPEPTPHPAAEAAPAPAQLAPAQPAPAQPSPTQATPPQAASPQSAQAPAPPSSSPAQGNAPGTGAPQGDTPPVSTSPGSGAPQGAAPDSDAKGHSAGSGSPQGDAGQDGTAKPGADPAPATSGTAPAPQSPPSAAAPATPGGKPD
- a CDS encoding DUF924 family protein gives rise to the protein MNMTQIRAITHFWREAGPARWFAKDAAFDAAIREGFEPLHHEAARGALSSWLDEAEGALALLLLTDQFPRNLYRGSAHAFATDPLARAVAAEALALGHDRATEPTLRPFFYLPFEHSEDPRDQARAVHLFTRHRDETGDEESLRYALLHEELIRRFGRFPHRNLAFGRVTTPEERAYLDGGGFAG